From Rhizobium favelukesii, the proteins below share one genomic window:
- a CDS encoding peptidoglycan DD-metalloendopeptidase family protein, which yields MRFSLSPRVGKSAGNVLIAALLASAATGCSSDVTRFGGLFSSSGQDQMTTNSIPRRNMQADPVPQADLEQGGYSASNQAMNQPYPAQSTYGASSARMASAPVSVQRSDLAAPSAVAPAAPSREKQVALAQPFPAAAAPKKSAPILAPPKMATDSIVTGTTPKVSGWSATNAPSVTLRPGETIATLANRYGVPEKEILRANGFKTAAAAKPGQIILIPTFNGGNAAKASAQTTNLSKGGHLPQPGKQQEQNVAVVPGANSARDKSVASADPAGKLAAGAGKGPKGAGGTYVVKPGDSLAKIAKATGNSIDDLKAANNLSAGSIRIGQELNLPGGSQDGMKTASIPAKAEPKPVAQPAAATTTAAAQPATYKAPVATETVDEAAKKEVASAAPEATGIGKYRWPVRGAVIAAYGANVNGSRNDGIDISVPQGTPIKAAENGVVIYAGNGLKELGNTVLVRHDDGTVTVYGNADTLSVSRGQKIQRGQTVAVSGMSGNVKQPQVHFEVRKDATPVNPVTFLE from the coding sequence ATGCGTTTCAGTCTTTCGCCAAGAGTAGGCAAGTCTGCCGGTAATGTCCTGATAGCGGCTTTGCTGGCGAGTGCCGCAACGGGTTGCAGTTCCGATGTGACACGTTTCGGTGGTCTTTTCTCGTCATCCGGTCAGGATCAGATGACGACCAACTCAATCCCTCGCAGAAATATGCAGGCCGATCCGGTGCCGCAGGCGGATTTGGAGCAGGGCGGGTACTCGGCAAGCAATCAAGCGATGAACCAGCCGTATCCGGCACAGTCCACTTATGGCGCCTCCAGTGCTCGCATGGCCTCGGCACCGGTCTCTGTTCAGCGTTCCGACCTTGCTGCACCTTCGGCAGTGGCGCCTGCAGCGCCGTCCCGCGAAAAGCAGGTGGCTCTCGCGCAGCCCTTCCCAGCAGCCGCTGCTCCGAAGAAATCGGCGCCCATTCTCGCTCCGCCAAAGATGGCAACCGACTCGATCGTCACGGGCACGACCCCGAAGGTGTCCGGTTGGTCGGCAACCAACGCGCCATCTGTCACGCTTCGTCCGGGCGAGACCATCGCGACACTTGCCAATCGCTATGGTGTGCCGGAGAAGGAAATCCTTCGTGCCAACGGCTTCAAGACGGCGGCAGCCGCGAAGCCTGGCCAGATCATCCTGATCCCGACCTTCAACGGCGGCAATGCGGCCAAGGCATCCGCTCAGACGACCAACCTTTCCAAGGGCGGACACTTGCCTCAGCCGGGCAAGCAGCAAGAGCAGAACGTTGCCGTCGTTCCGGGCGCGAACTCCGCTCGCGACAAGTCGGTTGCAAGCGCAGATCCGGCGGGCAAGCTTGCGGCTGGTGCAGGCAAGGGGCCCAAAGGCGCTGGCGGCACCTATGTCGTCAAGCCTGGCGACTCGCTTGCCAAGATCGCCAAGGCGACAGGCAACAGCATCGACGACCTGAAGGCTGCCAACAACCTCTCTGCTGGTTCGATCCGCATCGGTCAGGAGCTCAATCTCCCGGGCGGTTCGCAGGATGGAATGAAGACAGCCTCCATTCCGGCAAAGGCAGAGCCGAAGCCGGTCGCTCAGCCCGCCGCCGCAACGACGACTGCCGCCGCGCAGCCGGCAACCTACAAGGCTCCGGTCGCGACCGAGACTGTGGACGAGGCTGCGAAGAAGGAAGTGGCTTCGGCGGCACCCGAGGCGACCGGCATCGGCAAGTATCGCTGGCCGGTTCGTGGTGCGGTGATTGCTGCCTACGGCGCCAACGTCAACGGCAGTCGTAACGATGGTATCGACATCTCCGTGCCGCAGGGGACGCCGATTAAGGCCGCCGAAAACGGCGTGGTCATCTACGCCGGCAATGGGCTGAAGGAACTCGGCAATACGGTTCTCGTCCGCCACGACGACGGTACGGTCACCGTCTACGGCAACGCTGATACCTTGAGTGTCAGCCGCGGCCAGAAGATCCAGCGCGGCCAGACCGTCGCCGTTTCCGGCATGAGCGGCAATGTCAAGCAGCCGCAGGTTCACTTTGAAGTCCGAAAGGATGCGACCCCGGTCAACCCGGTTACTTTCCTCGAGTAG
- a CDS encoding protein-L-isoaspartate(D-aspartate) O-methyltransferase yields MTARLVEKEGFAALVLRLRAEGVSDLDLLTAVEQTPRSLFVPPQFAEHAYSSRTIPIECGSFLEGVDLAVRILHHLKIKPGQRVLEVGTGSGFMSAVMARMAERVLTIDRYKTLTTNAQRRIDSLGLRNVIIRQADGSAGLQGEGTFDRIVVTAAFNSMPRFYTDQLVSGGSMIAPLMISENECRLVRLTKTGSRFEREELFDTPYLPIVPRLASQL; encoded by the coding sequence TTGACGGCACGGCTGGTCGAGAAGGAAGGGTTTGCGGCGCTCGTCTTGAGGCTGCGGGCCGAAGGCGTTTCCGATCTGGATCTTTTGACCGCGGTCGAGCAGACGCCGCGCTCTTTGTTCGTGCCGCCGCAGTTTGCGGAGCACGCCTATTCGAGCCGCACGATCCCGATCGAATGCGGCTCATTTCTCGAGGGCGTCGATCTGGCGGTCAGGATCCTTCACCACCTGAAGATCAAGCCGGGCCAGCGTGTGCTTGAGGTCGGCACGGGCAGCGGCTTCATGTCGGCCGTCATGGCCCGCATGGCCGAACGCGTGCTGACGATCGACCGTTACAAGACACTGACGACGAATGCGCAGCGCCGCATCGACTCGCTCGGGCTCCGAAACGTCATCATCCGCCAGGCTGACGGCAGCGCCGGCCTGCAGGGCGAGGGAACCTTCGACCGTATCGTGGTCACCGCTGCGTTCAATTCGATGCCGCGGTTCTACACCGACCAACTGGTCTCAGGCGGCTCGATGATCGCGCCGCTGATGATCTCAGAGAATGAATGTCGCCTCGTGCGGCTCACGAAGACGGGCAGCCGCTTCGAGCGCGAAGAACTGTTCGATACGCCCTATCTTCCCATTGTCCCGCGCCTGGCGTCTCAACTCTGA
- the secDF gene encoding protein translocase subunit SecDF yields MHRFSRLKAVLIWVLVVAAVVVAAPNLLSDGQRSKLPAWLAHSHVALGPDVQGGSHLLFQIERADIVKERLERTVADIRGKLRESNIRYTGLTGNDQDVTVKITDAGQVDAAINALSALTASRKSGWFGGSIQNLTLERGNVGQLTLRISKDSIDEGIAAAQAQSLEVVERRIAGLGIKDYSVRADGRDRIDVKALGSIDVERLKNILNEPAQLSVRMIDDSMSGQQALAGRWPATSEVLYSLDDPPVPYLVDRTDFITGKNLVDVQAVVDAQTKAVAISYKLDSEGAERLAQKTRQNIGRHLAILFDDQVMAAPMINAPIVDGMGTVPVSFSEDGAHDLALMLRAGALPATLTTVEERTVSTALGAESKRAGLVAGFVAAVLVIGLMFAFYRKLGIITGISLVLSLVLILAVLSAIGATLTLPGIAGIVLIIGMAVDANVLVYERIREEAKAGHSFADAIDNGFSRAFLTILDANVTIIIAAVILYYLGSDTVRGFAVTLAAGILTTVFTTFTLTRWIVVTWLHRKHPRHLPRDVQTGIFDRANIRFMGIRRYTFTVSAALSILAMVGFATVGANLGVDFAGGSHVEVKAKQGSADPNDIRARLSDLNIGDIEARRLADASTALVRIQAQGGGENAEQSAMTLLRDELADDYEIRSVEVVGPAVSGELTRAATLGLLGSLAVILLYIWLRFEWQFAIGAIIATLHDIILTLGLFVLTGMEFNLTSVAAILTIVGYSLNDTVVVYDRMRENLKRYRKMPLPILIDASINQTLSRTVLTAATTLLALLALCLFGGEVIRPFAFVMLFGVAVGTFSSIYIAAPVLIAFKLRPDAVDSDQNKKVAEPGTNSGNPAV; encoded by the coding sequence ATGCATCGTTTTTCCCGCTTGAAGGCTGTTCTGATCTGGGTTTTGGTGGTGGCGGCCGTGGTAGTCGCGGCCCCAAATTTATTGTCAGACGGGCAGCGTTCTAAGCTGCCCGCATGGCTGGCTCACAGCCATGTTGCCCTCGGCCCGGATGTGCAGGGCGGTTCCCATCTGCTTTTCCAGATCGAACGCGCCGATATCGTCAAGGAACGGCTTGAACGCACCGTCGCGGATATTCGTGGCAAGTTGCGCGAATCTAACATTCGCTACACCGGCCTGACCGGCAACGACCAGGACGTCACCGTCAAGATTACCGATGCCGGCCAGGTGGACGCTGCAATCAATGCCTTGAGCGCGCTGACAGCGAGCAGGAAGAGCGGCTGGTTCGGCGGCTCGATCCAGAACTTGACCCTGGAGAGGGGCAACGTCGGACAGCTCACGCTGCGAATTTCCAAGGATAGTATCGACGAAGGCATCGCGGCTGCCCAGGCGCAGTCTCTGGAGGTTGTCGAGCGTCGCATTGCCGGCCTCGGGATCAAGGATTATTCTGTTCGCGCAGATGGCCGCGACCGCATCGACGTCAAAGCCCTGGGCTCGATCGACGTTGAGCGGCTGAAAAATATTCTGAACGAACCCGCTCAGCTTTCCGTCCGGATGATCGACGACAGCATGTCGGGTCAGCAGGCCCTTGCCGGTCGCTGGCCAGCGACCTCCGAGGTGCTCTATTCGCTGGACGATCCGCCCGTTCCTTACCTCGTCGATCGCACGGATTTCATAACAGGCAAGAATCTCGTCGATGTTCAGGCCGTCGTCGATGCGCAGACGAAAGCGGTTGCTATTAGCTACAAGCTGGATTCTGAGGGAGCCGAACGCCTCGCACAGAAGACGCGCCAGAACATCGGCCGACACCTTGCCATCCTCTTCGATGATCAGGTCATGGCGGCGCCGATGATCAATGCCCCGATCGTGGATGGCATGGGCACGGTACCGGTCAGCTTCAGCGAGGACGGCGCCCACGATCTTGCGCTGATGTTGCGAGCCGGCGCTCTGCCGGCGACGTTGACGACCGTGGAGGAGCGCACCGTCAGTACTGCCCTCGGCGCGGAATCGAAGCGCGCCGGTTTGGTGGCCGGCTTCGTCGCTGCGGTCCTTGTCATCGGTTTGATGTTTGCGTTCTATCGCAAACTGGGCATCATCACCGGCATCTCGCTTGTCTTGAGCCTCGTCCTCATTCTCGCCGTGCTGAGCGCAATCGGTGCGACCCTGACGCTGCCCGGCATCGCTGGCATTGTCTTGATCATAGGCATGGCTGTGGACGCCAACGTGCTCGTCTACGAGCGGATTCGCGAAGAGGCAAAAGCAGGTCACTCCTTCGCGGACGCGATCGACAACGGCTTTTCCCGCGCCTTTTTGACAATCCTTGATGCCAACGTCACGATCATCATTGCGGCCGTCATTCTCTACTATCTCGGCAGCGACACCGTTCGCGGTTTTGCTGTGACGCTTGCGGCCGGAATCCTGACGACGGTTTTCACGACGTTCACGCTGACCCGCTGGATCGTCGTCACCTGGCTTCACCGCAAGCATCCGCGGCATCTGCCGAGGGATGTTCAGACAGGCATTTTCGACCGTGCGAACATCCGTTTCATGGGCATCCGAAGGTACACCTTCACGGTGTCGGCCGCACTTTCGATCTTGGCTATGGTCGGCTTCGCGACCGTTGGCGCGAATCTTGGGGTCGACTTTGCCGGTGGTTCGCACGTGGAGGTCAAGGCGAAGCAGGGCTCTGCCGATCCGAATGATATCCGCGCGCGTCTTAGCGATCTGAACATCGGGGATATCGAGGCTCGTCGCCTTGCCGACGCCTCGACGGCATTGGTTCGCATTCAGGCGCAAGGTGGCGGCGAGAATGCCGAGCAGTCTGCAATGACCTTGCTGCGTGATGAACTGGCGGACGACTATGAGATCCGAAGCGTGGAGGTTGTCGGTCCTGCCGTGTCGGGCGAACTGACGAGGGCCGCGACGTTGGGCTTACTCGGCTCGCTCGCTGTCATCCTGCTTTACATCTGGCTGCGTTTCGAATGGCAGTTTGCGATCGGTGCGATCATCGCGACACTGCACGATATCATCCTGACGCTTGGCCTCTTCGTGCTGACAGGCATGGAATTCAATCTGACGAGCGTTGCGGCCATCCTAACGATCGTCGGCTATTCGCTCAACGACACGGTCGTCGTCTACGATCGCATGCGCGAAAACCTGAAGCGCTACCGAAAAATGCCGCTGCCGATCCTCATCGACGCCTCGATCAATCAGACGCTGTCACGCACAGTTCTGACGGCCG
- the yajC gene encoding preprotein translocase subunit YajC — protein sequence MFITPAFAQAATDSAASPFGSGFEMIILFVPLMVVWYFLLIRPQRAQAKKREETLKAIRRGDQIVTGGGLVGKVTKVVDDKELEVEIADGVRVRIVRTGISEIRVKGEPVKADAA from the coding sequence ATGTTCATCACCCCGGCATTTGCCCAGGCTGCCACCGATAGCGCGGCGTCGCCGTTCGGCTCCGGCTTCGAAATGATTATCCTGTTCGTGCCGCTGATGGTCGTCTGGTATTTCCTGTTGATCCGTCCGCAGCGCGCCCAGGCCAAGAAGCGCGAAGAAACGCTGAAGGCGATCCGTCGCGGCGATCAGATCGTCACTGGTGGCGGCCTTGTCGGCAAGGTCACCAAGGTTGTTGACGACAAGGAGCTCGAAGTGGAGATTGCAGACGGAGTGCGCGTTCGCATCGTCCGCACCGGCATCTCGGAAATTCGCGTCAAGGGTGAGCCGGTAAAGGCAGACGCTGCGTAG
- a CDS encoding ATP-binding protein, translating to MAEDFNNTILAELRRLTDAIDRLAGPAPAINDWNAADCFVWSPARQHLQPVARPNRVALKLIRGVDHVRDILHENTVRFSDGYPANNVLLWGARGMGKSSLVKAVHEDVRRESGVSLKLVEVHREDIASLPTLLDLLKDTPHRVIVFCDDLSFDHDDTAYKSLKAALDGGVEGRPDNVLFYATSNRRHLLPRHMMENEQSTAINPSEAVEEKVSLSDRFGLWLGFHKCSQDDYLTMIDGYADHFKLPVDRQKMHAEALEWATTRGARSGRVAWQYIQDLAGRMRIALDRAE from the coding sequence ATGGCCGAAGACTTCAACAACACCATTCTGGCGGAGTTGCGCCGACTGACGGATGCGATCGACCGGTTGGCTGGCCCGGCGCCTGCGATCAACGACTGGAACGCGGCCGATTGCTTCGTCTGGTCCCCTGCCCGTCAGCACCTTCAGCCCGTTGCACGACCGAACCGCGTGGCCCTGAAGCTAATCCGAGGCGTGGACCACGTGCGTGACATCCTCCACGAAAACACGGTGCGCTTTTCCGACGGCTACCCGGCAAACAACGTTCTCCTTTGGGGCGCGCGCGGCATGGGCAAGTCGTCGCTGGTCAAGGCTGTTCACGAAGATGTGCGGCGTGAGAGCGGAGTATCGCTGAAGCTGGTGGAAGTGCATCGCGAAGACATTGCGAGCCTCCCGACGCTGCTCGATCTTCTCAAGGATACGCCCCATCGCGTCATTGTCTTCTGCGACGACCTTTCATTCGACCACGATGACACGGCATACAAATCGCTCAAGGCAGCCCTTGACGGCGGCGTCGAGGGGCGGCCGGACAACGTGCTCTTCTATGCAACCTCGAACCGGCGTCACCTGCTGCCACGCCACATGATGGAGAATGAGCAGTCGACGGCAATCAATCCCTCCGAAGCCGTCGAGGAAAAGGTTTCACTGTCCGACCGGTTTGGCCTTTGGCTCGGCTTCCACAAATGCAGCCAGGACGACTATCTGACGATGATCGACGGCTATGCCGACCACTTCAAGCTACCCGTCGATCGCCAGAAGATGCATGCGGAGGCGCTGGAATGGGCCACCACGCGCGGCGCGCGTTCTGGCCGCGTTGCCTGGCAGTACATTCAGGATCTGGCTGGCCGTATGCGCATCGCCCTCGACCGTGCCGAATGA
- the surE gene encoding 5'/3'-nucleotidase SurE, producing MRILLTNDDGIHAEGLAALERIARTLSDDVWIVAPETDQSGLAHSLSLSEPLRLRKISDKHFALRGTPTDCVIMGIKQVMDVKPDLVLSGVNSGSNVADDVTYSGTIAGAIEGTMQGVRSFALSQAYFHQDGARTVPWEVCEAHAPALLEKLMSLELPEGTFLNLNFPNCRPEEVEGVDVTAQGKLAFNLQVDARADGRGFPYYWLRFGERAGAFVEGTDIHALKHRKISVTPLKLDLTDYSVRDRVARALSSTE from the coding sequence ATGCGCATCCTGCTCACCAACGACGACGGCATTCACGCAGAAGGCCTCGCGGCGCTGGAGCGGATTGCGCGCACGCTGTCTGACGATGTCTGGATTGTTGCGCCGGAGACTGACCAGAGCGGCCTTGCGCATTCGTTGAGCCTTTCTGAACCGCTGCGGCTGCGCAAGATCTCTGACAAGCATTTCGCGCTGCGCGGAACCCCGACCGATTGTGTCATCATGGGCATCAAGCAGGTCATGGACGTCAAGCCGGACCTCGTGCTTTCCGGCGTCAACTCGGGCTCGAACGTCGCCGACGACGTCACCTATTCGGGCACCATCGCAGGCGCTATCGAAGGCACGATGCAGGGCGTTCGCTCGTTTGCGTTGAGCCAGGCCTATTTCCACCAGGATGGAGCAAGGACTGTCCCCTGGGAGGTCTGCGAGGCGCATGCGCCGGCACTTCTCGAGAAGCTGATGTCACTCGAATTGCCCGAGGGCACATTCCTGAACCTCAACTTTCCGAATTGCCGACCCGAAGAGGTCGAGGGCGTGGACGTGACGGCGCAGGGCAAGCTTGCCTTCAACCTGCAGGTCGATGCCCGCGCCGACGGACGTGGCTTTCCCTATTACTGGCTCAGGTTTGGGGAGCGTGCCGGCGCCTTCGTCGAGGGCACCGATATCCACGCCCTGAAGCATCGCAAGATTTCGGTAACTCCTTTGAAACTGGATCTGACTGATTATTCCGTACGGGACCGCGTGGCGCGGGCGCTTTCGAGTACGGAGTAG